The nucleotide sequence CCTCAAAGGGTCCATCTGTTTTTTCTGCCTACCTACGGAGTACTTGGCTATTTAAATagccaccttcttctctaCCCGCTTTTCTTGACGATACGATGCTTGATCGGACAGAGTGGGTCAAGGCAAAACGTGGCCTGGCTGGTAACTGTCAAAGCTCCAAGGAAAAGGCTCAACAGTACAGAGTACTAATCATGTCTTCACCAACACGAGATGAGGGCGCCAGGCATCGGCTGCGTGTGCGACCGAAACGCCGTGTTTGAAGTTCCTTAGTCCACCCGGACGGAGCATCACCAAACGAGTGTTCCTGTGAGTctacgatcttctggctcagttaacccatcgagggccgggcttcaactataataaagaacacattttcaacacatcatagcatcatatcccaatgctaacacagtggccttttttttttaaccttctgCTGCCGGCAGTAGAAGAGTCATACCTAGCTGCCATGAAGCCACTTTACAGAAGAGATCAGCCCGCGAGAATGAAGAGATTAAACCCCACTAATCGCTACGAATATGGTCTGAGATGCCTATGGCTGCCTAGAAATTCCGAGGTCAGCGATCAGCTCATTTACGAAGCATGGGTAAGTTGGTTGAGATACTGGAGTTGCGAGATGAACTTTTGACTAACAGCAGGTTCTACGAACAGCAAAGTTACAGGTTGGGTGTTGTTTGAGCTGCTTTGTAGCTACTGAAACTTTGCAGAACACCTGACCTGCTATTAGAACCAACACAGCTCTTTAGATCCAACAACTCGTTTCAGGCCGCCTTCCATCTATCTTGTAATATTGCTAAGTGAAAGAAACAGCCTGCAGTCCATACATGGACCAGCTTCCATACTGATTTTGATTCTATTGAGCAGCCAATCGTCAAGTCACTAGCCATTGACCAGATTGAACATTACTTCCCCAGCTACCTCCTGTGAGAAACAGGAATTCCCTAGTCACGGCGGGCTATCTTCGAGGCCTCCCTTGCGTAACAAAAAGCTGCTAGAGCCGACAAATGCGTACGTAGTAGCGTTTCCACTTTAGTGGAATCCACAAAGCTTATCTCTCCGTCAAGGTCGACCTTATCGTTTTGTGGCCTCTCCAAACCCCTCATCTTCACCCTCCCACTCACAGGTTTTATTCCCTTTTAAGCTCAAAAAAATGGCCGGTCAAGCCGCAGGAGAAGTACAGAGTCCCGCAAGGCTACCTGATGATACTCACCATGTCATTGTCAAGCTGGAAACCATCCACGTCCCCGCACCGGCAATTGACCTTTCACCGCTCACACATGAGCTCATCACATACGAGTACACTCCGCCAGCTGCCAAAGCCCTCATCGCTGCGAGGATTCACGATGCGAGTATTGTAACGCTCACAACGGTTCCTATCAACGCAGAGACGCTGGGTGAGGCACCGTACCTGTAAGTCCCGTCTCCTGCCAAAGGACAAGGGTCTgattgaggagaaggaaatgCGTGATATCCGAGACAACTGGAACCAACCATATTGATCTGGAAGAGTGCAAGAAGCGAAATATCACCGTCATGTTCTCACCACACGCGGCGACTGAAGCTGTATCGGAGCATGCCCTCGGACTTGTGAGTTTTGCCCTCGATAATAGACAGATGGTTTCCAACAGCAACAGTACTTTTCAGTCAGACGCTCTTTCGTCCGCCTTCACAACTCGTTGTTCGACCATTCCCCTAATGCTTGGGCATCATCTGGCAGTATGTCCAACATATTGAAAGACGCCCAGGGCGAGCCGCCCCATACTTGCGGCAATGAAATCGTTGGTATTCTTGGTTTTGGGGCGTTAGGGCAGCGGATAGCCCGTCTTTGTGAAGCCTTGGGGATGAAGGTTCTCGTCGCCGCAAGAAAAGAAGGCGGAAGTGGTACTGGCGATACACGTATCGCCTTTGATGAAGTTTTGCGTCGAGCTACCGTGCTCTTCATCACACTTCCACTCACACCGCAAACCCGAAACACGATTGGATCCGAGGAGTTACAGACTATGAGGCGCGATGCGGTGCTGATTAATGTTGGCCGTGGAGGCTTGGTGGACGAAACAGCACTGGTACAAGCTCTCCGTCAGAGGCTCATCCATGGAGCAGCGACTGATGTGTTTGAGCATGAGCCTGCTGGTAGCGACCAAGACAGTGTTTTGCTCAGCGAGGAGGCAAAGGAACTCAACTTGACCCTTACTCCCCATCTGGCTTGGTGTGCGGATCAGACAACGGTTAACATGCAGCAAATTATTGCCGAGAACTTGAAAGAGTTTCTTCGGGGAGGACGTAAGAATGTCGTCTCAGCATAGGACATAACATCAATTACTAGTAACTATGCTGTTTAAATGCTTCGTTACTGTGGCTTTACAATCGGCTGGAGTTAGTGCCATCGCCGTGCAGAGGATGCATAACTGCTCTGTCATCCAATTGAGGCCTGTGAGGCCTTTACAACTATTCAGATGCATTCATTTGGTCCTAATAATTGTTGGATGATATTCAACTATACGATCACCTCATCTCTATGCTTGAGTCAAACCAGTACACGTCACGATCTGGTGGCCAATAGCCACAAGCACCTTAGTTCTCCAATCCACCTTGGAACGCAAGCATTGCAACGCTAGCCAAGGATGACTTTACCCGCTGCCGTCCCCGCAGTCTTGGCCAATACGAGAACATGTCAGATGATCGTTTTTTACATCTTCTGATCGGGGTCTCGGGGACGGATCTGGTGCTTCTCTCCGAGAACGGCTCTCAACGGACCGAGATGGCGCCATTCTTCGGAAATCCCACTTGCGTGTTTGCCCCCGTTCGTCATCTTCGCTGATTCTTTTGTAGACACAACAAGAGGCTTTCCAGGAAAATTGAACTACATCCTTGTTTCGCCCAATGACAACAATTCTTCAGAATGGCAGTCATCACAGAAGAAGGTGAGGTTCCGGCCAACACTCAATCAAGACATTCAAGCCTCGAGGATGTGGAACAACCAAGTCCCGACTTTCCTCCTTCCGAGCCGACTCAAACTCAACGAAGCAAGCTCGAAAACACAGTTATTACGACCTCACTCCTAGCCGCCCTATTTCTCGCTGCTCTCGACGTCACCATTGTGGCCACCGCCATACCAACCATCTCAGAAGACTTGCACTCCAGCACCGGCTATGTCTGGATTGGCGCATCCTATGTCTTAGCCAATGCCGCTTGTGCTCCTACATGGGGAACACTGTCAGATATCTGGGGCCGCAAGTCAATTCTCTTGGCTACGCTTATAATCTTTTGGGTCGGATCCTTGTTGTGCGGCGTTGCTGTCAACATGACCATGCTCATCGTTGGTCGTGCTGTTCAAGGCATTGGCGGCGGGGGAGTCAACACACTTGTCAATATTTGCATCGGAGACCTCTTCTCAGTCCGTGAGAGAGGCTTCTATTATGGCTTAGTCGGTGCCGTCTGGGGCGTATCGAGTGCCTTGGGACCTGTCATCGGCGGCGTCTTTGCATACCGAGCCTCTTGGAGGTGGTGCTTCTACATCAACCTGCCGATATCCGGAGTCGGTATAGTTGTTCTTTACTTTGCCCTCAAGCTTCACAATCCTCGCACACCAATGGTAGATGGACTCAAAGCTCTTGACTGGCTTGGAAGTCTGACTGTTATTGGCGGTACTGTCCTTCTgctcttgggcttggagcTTGGGGGCGTCATATTTCCTTGGAACTCATCCACAACCATTtgcctcatcatctttggcatcttgaTGGCATGTCTCTTTGTCCTCGTTGAGGCCAAGCACGCCAAGTACCCAATTGTTCCTCTACGGCTATTTTCCGACCGCTCAAACATTGGAGCATTTGCCACATGCTTCTGTCACGCCCTTATTGCACTGTCAGCGTCATACTGGCTGCCCCTCTACTTCCAAGGCGTTATCGCTGCGTCTTCTCTCATGTCAGGTGTTTATATCCTCCCCTACCTCCTGGCAACATGTATCATGTCGGCAGCCTCGGGCTTCATCATCCGCCTCACTGGAAACTATTTCTACGTTATCAGCGCCGGTATGGCGACCGCTACCGTCGGTTTCGGACTTTTCGTCGATCTTCCACCTAACAAGGAGTTTACCAAGATCATTCTCTATCAACTCGTTGCAGGTATCGGTGTGGGCCCCAACTATCAGTCACCACTCATCGCCCTCCAAAACAACGTCGAGCCACACGATATTGGATCTGCCACTTCCACCTATGGATTCATCCGGCAGTTGGCCAGCGCCATATCTATCGTCATTGGCGGTGTGGTATTCAACAACAAAATGCAGGCACAGCAGGACAAGCTGAGAAAGGCATTGGGTCCAAAACTGGCAAAGATGCTGTCAGGGTCCAGCGCCTCGTCAAACGTGTTTACGGTAGCTGAGCTACAGGGTGAGAAAGGAAGGGTTGCCAGAGGAGCTTTTCTTACGGCCTTAAGGACTATGTACATCATGTTTGCAGTCTTTGCAGGGCTTGGACTGGTGGCAAGTCTTTTCATCAAGCAGCGACAGATGAGTCGTGATCATCAGGAGCATAAGACAGGGTTACAAAGTCTGGAAAAGTCAAGAAATGGTGAGAAGTAATGATGATTCCAGCGAACCAGACGGAGCGAGCACTTAACGACTACGATGATCATCGGCCCCTGAAAGGATGTCCAGCAGCATCGGGTGTCTCACCTAGCGCTTTTACATCTGCATCCAATAACTCGTTAGGGCAAATAAGCAGGAGGAAACGGCCGTTAGAtaaagatgatgagagacCACAACCCTTCAAAAAGACGAGGCATATTAGCAGTGGAGCTTTGCAACCAAGTCGCGAAATGGGATCATGGAAAACAACCAGCCGCTCCACATGTCGCAACATCCCAACACCACATCAAGAGCTCCTGAGTAGGATGAATCAGAACCGACAGACTAAAGCACAAGAAAGAGACTGCTGGTGACTCGGGATGGTCTTTGGTGAAGCATGCGAACATCTATAGAACCCGATGGATACGTAGAATCCAGTCTCAAATTTTGAGGGCCTACTTAAAGAGAACTAGAAGCTCAAAAGAAAATAACAGATTGTGACAAATCTCTCGGAAGGAGCGATAAAGCCTCTGCGCAGATTAACTACACCGGCTAATAGGAGTACCGGCAGGTAAACGGTGGTTCCAACGTGTTCCAGCCACAGAAATCGGGCGTAAGGGGCTGGGGCATTGTGATCAGCTGCCTTGGGTGCAGCCGGTAAGCAAGCCACTGACAATGAAGTTGACCAATCATCCATGAGCTCCATAAGAAGATAAAACCACCCTTCCTCCTATGAGAAGATTGACTGGCCATCTGGAGGCCTCTACtgcctcaaggtcgaggcaACAAGTTTCGTAAGCCTTTTCCAGCCCACCAGTTTGCTCCCTGTCAAGCCCAGTTCAGCTGAAGCAATATGTGACAAGTTATGCAGTTCGGCAACTCATCGTCATCGGGAGTCTGGTTAGCAACAACCCACTCTGTACCAACGACGAGAAGAAATGTTGGCAAGATTCATCACGAGGCTTCGATGAACTCGGAGTCTACAATTTCTACTCAGAACTCTCTGAACTTCAGGGTGGGCTCCAGGTTGGCTGGGACCATATAGCGGTTACCAGCAATGTGGTATGGGCAAAACACCGGGGCAGAACAATCAAGGATAAGGCCTTCGAAACCGGAGCGTACATGTCCTCGTCGTTCTTGGAGTTTTACTGGGGCATCAGGGTTAGCTTCTGTACCGGCGTAGCCTAACGCGTGTTGTTGAGGGAGTTGGTGGCCGATTTACTTCCTACATTCGCTGAGTGCCATCCCAACCAGGCCGCCAGGACTTTATGGGCGACATTAGTTGGACCAGAATATCAAATCGTCCAAAGGCTTCAGGGGGTCGTCCCGCATCAACTGCCTCTCTCCGTTTGGCTTGAAAATCTGCCCGGGGATCTCAAAAAGTTTGTGCGTGTCCTTATCCGACATATTCTCGGCACCCTCAAAGATACTGGCTTGAGTCCAGATGGTAAGCATTTCTCAGTTGCATGGCCGCAGAGTGGCTTTGTCAATCGATGCTTCCAGATCTCGGTAAGCGAGCAAAACAGGTGGATGCCGATGTTAGCAGACTCGGCCGACTGCGCAACCTTTGCATACATATCCAACACCTGCCTGGAAGTGGGAAACTTCAAATGTCGGGGCCCAAATCCGCCTTGGCATGGCCGAATTCATCTGCTCGAGACGTCTGTCCACTGTCCAGCCAGCTGTGGTTCATGGGCCTTGCAACCTGAGCAGGCCTACTTCTTTCAGAAGGTGGATAATACTCTTTTCTGGGTTAAGGCTCGAAGGGATGTGACGGCAGGAATACTGCCCGTAGTTCTTGTTAGGGATGTGTCTATCCGGTATCTTCCGCGTGATGTTATTGCGAGATTACTGTTTACTAGTGAGAAGAGAATGCAAAGATGGTTACGAGAGAAGGACCTTACGTGGGTTATTGCTGAGAGTGTCTCTATATTATAGTAAAAGGATTAAACTAGTAGTGAATATTAGTAGATGGTCTTTTATAGCCTatttccctcttttctaCTCAGAAGAACAGTCTACCGATCAGAGCCAGGGGAAGAATAAGGAGTACCCAATTATCTAGAGCTTCACGGGATAAGGTGTTGGTAAGAGTTTGCTTGTTCCCGCTGTCGCATCTTGCAATAATGTTCCAGATACATCCCGGGCCTTAGCAGCAAGACCGCTACTATCCCCGGTTTCCTCCACTATGCCCTCCAGTATCAGTGTCAACCCATCACAACAAAGCCGCCTCATTTGTGCTGGCAGGGTCGCAGTGCCAGGTCGTATGAAGAGATAGAGACGGTTACGCGCAGAACAGATCACCCGAGTAAAACGTGGCGCAGATGGCGTTCCTCTAGTTCTTGAAACGACCTGATTGCGATTGGGGCAATGGATAATCAGATGCTTGGTCAATGGCTCAAAGAAGCGGTGGGGGGTGGGCTTCTGAGCAACCCAACGGAAATAACACAGCCGTAGGATAATCAGATGCACCCTCGCGTGCGGCCCTCCTCGTTCCACcacatctcatccatccccaaATCGGACTCGCCCCCTCGACCTGACCGCTTTAGCACCGTGGAAAGAGAAATACTTTAGACTTAGGTCTGCCACCTACCCTCACGGGCCTCACCAGAATTCAGCCACCTCTCTCTATCACATAAGTACATCGGCGAGCATGGtatttacttatttactACAAGGTTTTCACGATACTCTTCCTTCCATTCTCCTTTTCGTGAACAATCAATCGCCTCCCCTTGAGACAAGCCCAGTCCTCAACCACAGCTACCTCCGCGCTGAGATCTTTTAGACTCCAATGCAGTCACTTGGGATGCACGGTAAACACCGCCCGCATGACTTGCCATATCCTCTCCTACCTCTTCTCATCGTCCGTGTCCTCCAGACGGCCTCCtgcctcatcgccatctccgTCATCTCCTATCTTGTATTTCACTTGCACAACCGGCATGTCTTCCTTCACCTGGTGAGAAACAATCAGTTCAACGCAACGGGTAATCTGCTCAATGACTGATCATTCCGCCTATATAGCTCTCTGCAGCCTCGTACTTCACCGTCCTGCAACTAGCCGCTGTAACTATTCTCTCCCGCTTCTATCGCTTGCCTCCGAAAATACGCCTCATCATCGACGCTGTTGGCTGTACGCTCTGGATCGCTGGGTTTGTCTTCATGGCCGCCTACGACGTGAAGCATAAGATCCTGGCGCGCTGCAGCGGACACTTGATCTGCACGCTCTACAAGGTGTTGTTCGCTTCTGCGACTGTCGGACTGTAAGCTTGCCCCATCTTGCCCTCCCATATTGCATTGCCTCTAATAGGCTGGCAGAGTTGCTGCTATTCTTGCGGTTCTTTTGGATCTCTGTGTCATGAGGCGCGTTCGGTCGGGGTATAAGAACATTGAGAACCAGGCAGACGGAGCGCAGGAGCTTCTGCAGGGCTATCACCCCTATCGGTTGTAGTCATACTCTTCGAGACCCGTCTGAGGAGATATTTCTTGGTGTTGCGAGTGGGGAGCCTTGAATTTGGCACAATCAAAGGTAGATTGCAAAATAGCCAATAGCAGTGTACGACAATGGAGAGGGTCGGTTTCGATCGGATATCACGGCAACGGGGGTGGCTGACGAtcacgaggaagagggcggcTGGCGGCCAATGGTGGGCAACGGTTTAAGAAACGTACTTTAAAGCACTGTACTGCAATACTGCTGTTGAGGACGTCCCATCATTATCCCGTCAAGTGGCGGTATTAGCTGACGGAACATCGGCAGGGTTAGCCAGAACCCCAGAATCCACGACGGAGAATGCCATGGGTCGAGCCCAGACACCATTAATTAACAGCTTGCCAGTTTCTACTCTTCCAGCCATGACAGCTATCAACTTTTGATCATCTTGATATCCAAAGCAGCAAGGATGCAGAGCCATGTTCTGTTCATCCAGGTACTTGCAGTGGTGGCCATTTGCGCACATCAACAAAACGACCAACCATTCAACGACAAGGCGTACCGCGACATTCCTTGGGACGAAGACAGCGAGCATGGCCTCTTTACACGACAGCCAGCCGCCTTTCATGGACACAATGCTGTCCCTCCCTCGCTCAC is from Fusarium keratoplasticum isolate Fu6.1 chromosome 11, whole genome shotgun sequence and encodes:
- a CDS encoding MFS domain-containing protein — protein: MAVITEEGEVPANTQSRHSSLEDVEQPSPDFPPSEPTQTQRSKLENTVITTSLLAALFLAALDVTIVATAIPTISEDLHSSTGYVWIGASYVLANAACAPTWGTLSDIWGRKSILLATLIIFWVGSLLCGVAVNMTMLIVGRAVQGIGGGGVNTLVNICIGDLFSVRERGFYYGLVGAVWGVSSALGPVIGGVFAYRASWRWCFYINLPISGVGIVVLYFALKLHNPRTPMVDGLKALDWLGSLTVIGGTVLLLLGLELGGVIFPWNSSTTICLIIFGILMACLFVLVEAKHAKYPIVPLRLFSDRSNIGAFATCFCHALIALSASYWLPLYFQGVIAASSLMSGVYILPYLLATCIMSAASGFIIRLTGNYFYVISAGMATATVGFGLFVDLPPNKEFTKIILYQLVAGIGVGPNYQSPLIALQNNVEPHDIGSATSTYGFIRQLASAISIVIGGVVFNNKMQAQQDKLRKALGPKLAKMLSGSSASSNVFTVAELQGEKGRVARGAFLTALRTMYIMFAVFAGLGLVASLFIKQRQMSRDHQEHKTGLQSLEKSRNGEK